AACAAGTTAGTTTACACTCAGAGGGAGGAGTCGTACAGTTGATTGTTGACATTAATTTCCAATAAACAAATCTAAAAATCCAAAATACTacaatatgtatatttatatgtatattaatatatttacaCAGCTGGTTATTCTAGACTAaataatatatacagtatatacctCTATGAGCAAGTATTATTTCCAACAATTTAAGGATAaggaattaattaaaaatatgtaCGTTTGTTGAAATGGATCAGTCAGTAAATTTATTTGgtacaatataataaaatataattataaatatatattacaaTAATATAATTGTGTCATAACTCGTTTAGAAAGCTTCATAGGATAGTATTAGAtcactaaataaataatcagaCACTATTCATGTAAAAAAGAGACTTTAAAAGCTTAAAGTGGGTTATTCTGAATAAAACTAATTATGACTATTAATTCAGTCcataatgaagaaaaagaatgaTTTTATGTCagcaaaattacattaaaaattcacattttggaaaacaatttGTATAAAAAAATTCAGTGGGTCAGCGTCCTTGCTTTCTCTTGTTTCCTTTGTATAAAATAATTGTGATAATGCTGTAGTGACTTTCAAGTGATTTCTAAGTTTATATTAAGTCAAAGTTAAAGCCTTAACTAGATAAAATACAGTCTAAGTTTTCACACTGGCCTTAAACAACTCATAAAACTGATTCCACACCTCACGTCTCTGTTCCAGTGGCCAGGTCGTCCCTCGAGTGGagtacacagaggaggagaggaccaCATGGGGCAAAGTGTTCCAGGAGCTGAAGACTCTGTACCCGACTCACGCCTGCCGCGAACACAACCGTGTTTTCCCCCTGCTGGAGAAATACTGCGGCTACAGGAAGGACAACATCCCCCAGCTGGAGGACGTCTCCCGCTTCCTGCAGTGTAAGACCCGATGTAGCCCGATGATGTAATCTATTATGTCATGTAGGTCAAGTCCAGAGCTGAAGCGACTCTCACTCATCATCACTCTTATGGCTCATTTTTATTCTTACGTAATGAACTCTGGATTCTGTTTGTCCCACAAAGCTTAAAAGCTCAAACTACACGTTAAAGTTTGTTTGGCATCAAGTAGAACTTTATAACAAAATTATGACCCACCAATGAAAAGGTCAATTTAATTCTTACACAACTGTCACAGTCAATTAAAAGCTAGCTAACATAAGGCTAGAGCGCTAGCTAATAAAATGAGTGAGAAAGCTAAGATGTAGCCTGCTTGTTggtagtttttaattttaaaagcaTGATAGTTTTTCATTTAGGTGTTATACCTCATAACTAAATGCAGCAGGAGTTACTAAAGTAGGGAAGAAACAGCTAATTGTTTCCACCAAGGTAGCTAGCTTATTAAAACAGAGCTAATTACAAAGATTAGCTCCGACTAGCGGCTTAAACTACTTTTGTTCATTCTTTTTCATGAAGTTGTTATCAGTAATCAAAAAGTAACCGCTTCAGTTGAGCTATTTATTGGTTATTTGGTCATAAATAAATGTGGCAATAGCTAAATTTAAAGGAAAAGTAGCTAACCGCTGTGAAGGCAGCTAGTTTGTGACGTTGAGATTGCAACTAGCCCACAGCTAGAGCTTCTTTTTGTCAgtattaagaaaataaacacttaAATTTAGTAATACCTCAGTCATTTAGGGTGTTACTTCCTAAAATAAATGTGGCAATAGTTAAATTTcaagaaaaataacattaactTTTCCTGCTAAGGTAGCTAGCTTATCAACCAAAGCTAATACTTGAGAATACCACTAACTAGCAGCTAAAACTACTTTTTTTGATTTCCATTAAGTGtaagaagaaaataaacactttaaCTGAGTTATATCTTAGTAATGTATTGTGTTACTCCTCATAATAAATGAGGCAACATTtctatatgaataaaatacaactttttttacCCGCTCAGGTAGCTAGCTTATCAAAGGAAAGCAGTTAGCTGGCAGCTGCAACCACTTTGGATAGATTTTAGAAAATAAGTATGATGCATTAGCAATTATCAATCAGtcaaaaagtgtttgttttattccataAATCAGTATCCTGAGAATTCCCATTAAGGCTCAAGGTTACTTACTTTGTACCTGTAGGTAGATTTAGTTTGCAGTTagtcagcctccttttaacaacaaccaacaaacagcacaagtcAAGACAGGActaacaaagtgacaaagtgctcaGTACTAAAACCATCAATAAAATCAAGAAATAAGCAATCAATAAGAGCCaggtagaaataaaaacatgactctaAATGTTATGATGAGGCAGCAGGAGGCGTTGTTGTAATGATATGTAAAGTAGAAAGTCGTGACattattgaattaaataaaatgtcctcatttgttttattttggaaacacagtTGCGTCAATGTGAGATGCAGGAGCTGctcagccctcctcctcctcttcctcctcctctaacCGTGCACTCGTATTCACCACAGACAAACACTCACCCCTCTTTCATCtccccgtctctctctcctgcagcgtgcACGGGTTTCCGGCTCCGCCCCGTCGCCGGCCTGCTCTCGTCTCGAGACTTCCTGGCTGGCCTCGCCTTCCGTGTTTTCCACTCGACGCAGTACATCCGTCACGGCTCCAAGCCCACATACACACCTGAGCCGTGAGTGTCTGAACTCAAATCCCACatagaataaaaatacacacgATTACTGTGACGTTAAAGAGATGTTTGTATTTTCTGATGCAGTGATATCTGCCATGAGCTTCTGGGACACGTGCCTCTGTTTGCTGACCCCAGCTTCGCTCAGTTCTCACAGGTAACCTCCTCCTCGAAGTCTCAGTGAATTATTGTCTTGATATAAGAAGTCTTCTTTTCTAATCTTCATGCTTTGACTCTCTTCTGCAGGAAATTGGTCTTGCTTCCCTCGGTGCCCCCGATGAGTACATTGAGAAACTTGCTACTGTGAgtatgaaagaaacaaagataatgcaTGCAGCAATCACCAAGAGATGGTGTCTGTTTCTGGGAAGCTAAAACCAAACTTCCTGTTAAGAATCCATTGTATAGCATCTGTTTGATGAGTTAAGAGCGCCTCTCTAAGAGTCTaaagtttggttttaaaaattgtGCAACAACCCTTTAAATAAACGTAACTTCTGTGACTTCCTGCACGAGGTCTGGTGGCTGCACCGTGTCCTAAACCCTGCGTGTGTCCTCAGGTGTACTGGTTCACGGTGGAGTTCGGCCTGTGTAAGCAGGGCTCAGAGATCAAAGCTTACGGAGCCGGCCTGCTTTCATCGTTTGGAGAGCTGCAGGTAAGAAGAGGAGAGCAAACATGTCTGCCATTGCATCACATTCACCTTGTTGCtcaacagcacagagcaggcagTGGGTTAGTGGTTTTATGTGTCACTGGGGGAGCCACCCCGCCGGGCCCCCCCATGCAGGGTTCGGGTAAAGTGGTTCAGTGGGTAagtggaggcagagagaggatgggGCGTCTCGCTATCGAGGTCACAGTTACATCAGCGGAGGATGTTCACTCTGCCAAGTCACATCAGCAGAAAGAACATCCCTGAATGATGCTGCACTTCCTGTTTACTGATGGGAATAGAGACGGTCATTGAGAAAATCCACACGGCAGAaagaacaggatttaatgtgtCGTCTTTTTACGCTGCTTTTCTTTCAGTACTGCCTCACAGACCAGCCCAAAGTCCTGCCCTTCGACCCCGACAAGACAAGCCTCCAGAAATACCCAATCACAGAGTACCAGCCCATTTACTTTGTGGCGGAGAGCTTTGAGGACGCCAAGGAGAGAGTGAGGTGAGGAGAAACAGAAGAtgcaaaaacaatgacaagAAAAATGAAACCAAGAACTTTTCCAACgtaagtgtttgtttgtgtttgcaggaaaTTCGCAGCCACCATCCCCAGACCTTTCACAGTACGCTACAACCCCTACACCCAGAGCGTGGAGGTGCTGGACAACACCCAGCAGCTCAGCAACCTGGCCGACAGCATCAGTAGTACGTGTCTACACTACATTCATTATACCACACACAATGCAAACATAAGAGCAAACAGATATCTCCTGTTTGTAGTAACACAAGTTTTAATGCTCTGTGTTGTATTGGGATGAAGAAATGTTGATTCTGGACCAGGTcaggctttaaaaacaacattttctgtaTGTTTAGGAGCAGAAAACTAGATATACCCAGGAAAACATACAAATGTGGCAAAAACGAGTAATAATGTAGTTTCCCACAAAAGCTAAAATGCACTAGAAAGCTCAATGGTGCATCCAAAATTCAAGTGCCTTTAATCTACCTTCTTTAAAAGGCCACTATGAGTTTTCTATAAGTTCCAAAAAGACAATATATTGTGCAGaaatcattaaaagaaatgATCTCTCTCctcaattcaatcaatcaacctttacttataaagcgccaaatcacaacaaatgttctcctcagactctttccaaacagagccggtcctctatgttctattattaacaaagacccaacatcaagaccggataagatccagtctcaacttacagacaggactcagtctgatctcatcttaatccaccatgagcagagcactttgcagcatttagcaagttacagtggcaaggacaaacttcctttaacaggcagaaacctccagcaggaccagactcatgttagacacacatctgctgagaccgtgttggagagagggatgatggtCAGATGgaaagtagtagttgtagcagctggagtctgacacagcagcagagatccagaggaacctacgagacaagggagctcagggactccagaaaggtctatagttAGTAAGTttgatgggacaggaagagttaaagtaagagacaggcagagagaggagagagagggaaagacaggatcccagtgtgtcagttcctctggcagtctaagcctatagcagtataactaagacctggtccaaccCTGAGCCAGCtcaaactataagctttatcaaaaaggaaagtctgaAGCCTACTCTACTCAAGGActaacttcttttaacaggcagaaacctccagcaggaccagactcatgttagataaaCATCTGCTTTTGGTTTTGATTAATTAACTCATGAAACAACCAGTGACTTCACGTGTGTATACTGAACGTTTAATCTTGACATATTTTCTCTCCCTTCAGGTGAAATGGGGAAATTGTGCGAGGCCCTAAAGAAGCTGGAGTAACCGCAGCagttttttatcttcttttcaACGAGCAGTTCTTCTGAGCATGCTCTTAAATTAGCTTTTCTTTGTATTAATATGAATATGCAAGTCAAATAACGGCGATCATGCAGTAATCCAATGAGTGTGTTAGATAAACTGTGTTGCCTGTTTCTTTTGTTGGATGATGAGGAAAGTGTGTGTAGCAGCTAGAGATGTTACTGTTGATATATTATTACAGTAGAGATGTTATTACGAGgcgtgtttttaaaatgaggatGTGTGTCGGTTCAAATTAAAAACCCAATATGTGAATATCAGATTGAGCTCCTGATGTGAAGAACGGCTGAAACAAGCAGTATTATaaagaacatgaaaacatgaagagaTGATTTCTGTCACTAACTTTCATATCGCTTAATGAAACGTTTTGTATGTGCATGAaatgtagaaataaaacaagaaatattTCTCTGGTGTCTGTCTTTGACTCATTTATACCTCTAGCTATCATTAACATCCATTATTGTGCAATTCAtcattaatataaaatatataaatatataaaagcatTTAACAAGTTGTAATCATGTTGTCCTCAGCACACCTATACAGTTAAAATGAGGGATGCAGCAAGGCTTTAGGTCTTTGTGAGGTCCTTGTATCCACTATAAACagcttttatgatgttttataatccatttaaatattttttataaaatgcaTATTAAAGCCAAATACTAGAGtacaaaggaggaagaaaactgAGTTATAAAATCTGTCCTTTTTGAACATTTGCAGACAATGATTCCGGTTGCAACTTCCTGTTTTTGCACGAAAATGCTAAATTAAAGAGAAGAAAGCACAATTTACTTGTATGATCATCTGTACACGAATAAACAGTGATACTTACAAACAAATGAGAGCACTTCTCACTTAATCTGATTAATAAAAGTGTGCAAATTTGAAGCAAATCATTAAAAAAGTTAGTTTTTCATCGTTCATCAACAGAATTCTATAACACTTCTCTTTGCAGCTCGTATCCAAGCCAAGATTAATATCATGTTAATGTGTCtgtaccaagcagcaaccttcagtcttaaaatatgaagcccatgcagaggtgttaaaaactgcagttcatggagcgtccactagaggctggctgcagaaacaccagaaaccacatacacacccattcaaagagacgatctctacagcagatTGTGGTTGAATGGTTGAAGTCTGAAGAGCTAAAttttctctcagcacacactgaacgagggtgaattttttataactcgaTATTTGACTTCtgagtttttcccaaataaggacatggctgattGATACAGGGTGTAGCTTTTAGAGAAAAGgataaaggcccgcctctttacctcacactagctgggatgaagttaggttgtgttcagtatttccaatatggctcctgctgaggatcagcttcaaaacagggcttcaggaacagatgggtgacatcacagatgcTACGTCCATGTAATATAGAGTCTATAGACTGTATGGAGATATATAGGTGGTAATTTTCTggtttattaaagctcctgtaacacattttatattttcatattttttatatttatgattgttttaatcttttatcttttgtttttttcatttttccaaCATTATtctatttcctttttattgtctttattttctttcttatttgtaaagcactttgcatTAAAGTAAGCATTTATGGGGTTTTTGCCCCTAAATCGAAACAGAATTCTTCTAaagattttttaaacttttgttgtaaatgtgttttggacTTATAGCAATCGTGCACAAATCCCCTGAATGCATTGATGGtgtgcacccctccacctccccgtctccacctggtctctgcaagtcttcaattcctaggatcatcaaccaccaccaccagtgtctggactctagggggttttcttctgctgccaaattcatacatcctacactcacaacattttccccatagagtccttacccCAGAGATTTCTGtgaagtttcatcattcattcagttgtaataaataacctttaatattcaaattgtgtctctcctgattgaaatgcaaATACAGATAAATaaggtttatttttatctttataaaAAAGGTGAAGTAACATCTCAGCAGCATGTCGTGACCTCTTTTggttgaagctcctgtgattcaGAAAGAGTCGTTTTTTCTACAGTCTGTGATATGATGGTTATGATGGGTTATTTTCTCCTCTTAAGGTTCCTATTTTTATCCCTCAAAGGAACCTGTCATGACGCAAAACAGGCCCCCCTAAAAACAGCCAAGCGCACGTGCTTTGTGCGTAACTCATCTCCACGCGCCCCCCAGATGAGAGCCTATATAAAGCGGCCTGTGTGTGGAGGTGAGGACGACACACCTCTGCTCTGACGCACTCATGAAGACGGACAGCGCGGCGCAGGCCTCCTTCAGCGGGAGGAAGCAGAGTCTGATCGAGGATGCGAGGAGGGAGCGCAGCAGCGGGTCCTCGGGCTCCCCGGGGCCCTCCAGGGACCGGGGGGCCTCAAGGGACCGGGACGGACTGGTGTTCGAGGAGAAGGACGGCAGGGTCACAATCAACGTGCTGTTCGCCCTCAGCAACGAGAAGAACGCGGGGTTCTTCAAAACGGGGAAAATATTCGAGGTGAGaattaaatatgaaacatgaaGGTGGAGAGATAGAGGGATTATTTGGAGGATTAAAATGATGCTGAGTTTATttcaattaattaattgttAATGCAATATCTTGAGATTTATGTAATGTAAAGTAAGTTAGTCAATCCAAGACTACAAATTTAAAGTAGGCCTAATgtcttttatttgatatttcctTTTTAGTGCataacttttcatttttatctaCCACATTTAACAGGTTAATATTCTTGTTTTAATCCACAATATCTATCTGTAATCTACAATtggttaaatttaaaaaattagaTTGATAATTTGAAAATTTtcaaaacatttgatttaaggaaaaaattaagagaagtataaaaaatacaaattaccTTTTATTATAACAGATGCAGTTTTAGAGATTGGAAATGGTAATGCATTAATAATTATATTCCAATCATGTGAAATATTGCACCAAAATGAGTGATAAATAATAAGTATTCGAGCTTGAGGTTCTGTAAGTAGTAATATTCGATGccaatgctttttaatttttattttggtcaATATTTTTGACTTGAATCAGAGGAATTCTagactttttctacatttactGAAGTGCTTCTTCATGTATGAAATTAAATTTGATTACAAATTACTGAATTTCTTTACCATCTTCCTTCTTAAATGATTAATTATCTCTTAGAACatcataaataaagaaaaagcatgcatttacattatttaaaacaaaaaaatacatttaaaagaaagagaaaaatatctTTGATTAGGCTGAAAACTGTCCTCATcaagtttaaaaatatttaagtatCCTCTTTGTTCTTACAGATGAATTATGAGTTGCAGCACTGAGACAGTTTtggttgtttatttaaaaaatgagatgAGAT
Above is a genomic segment from Notolabrus celidotus isolate fNotCel1 chromosome 21, fNotCel1.pri, whole genome shotgun sequence containing:
- the pah gene encoding phenylalanine-4-hydroxylase isoform X1; protein product: MTWMTEHLRRKEPQLKSPPESSIYPATQAVHLKTERMDAAYKRVNGNHGPAAEPEPGPEEQGTRKRRGSMYLEEETNNKSEVISCIFSLKEEVGALAKCLRLFEEKGINLTHIESRPSRMNKEQFEFFISADPSCSQALDEVIDCLRTEISGHVHELSRNKEKDTVPWFPNDIQDLDRFANQILSYGSELEADHPGFTDPVYRARRKEFADIAYNYRHGQVVPRVEYTEEERTTWGKVFQELKTLYPTHACREHNRVFPLLEKYCGYRKDNIPQLEDVSRFLQSCTGFRLRPVAGLLSSRDFLAGLAFRVFHSTQYIRHGSKPTYTPEPDICHELLGHVPLFADPSFAQFSQEIGLASLGAPDEYIEKLATVYWFTVEFGLCKQGSEIKAYGAGLLSSFGELQYCLTDQPKVLPFDPDKTSLQKYPITEYQPIYFVAESFEDAKERVRKFAATIPRPFTVRYNPYTQSVEVLDNTQQLSNLADSISSEMGKLCEALKKLE
- the pah gene encoding phenylalanine-4-hydroxylase isoform X2, translated to MDAAYKRVNGNHGPAAEPEPGPEEQGTRKRRGSMYLEEETNNKSEVISCIFSLKEEVGALAKCLRLFEEKGINLTHIESRPSRMNKEQFEFFISADPSCSQALDEVIDCLRTEISGHVHELSRNKEKDTVPWFPNDIQDLDRFANQILSYGSELEADHPGFTDPVYRARRKEFADIAYNYRHGQVVPRVEYTEEERTTWGKVFQELKTLYPTHACREHNRVFPLLEKYCGYRKDNIPQLEDVSRFLQSCTGFRLRPVAGLLSSRDFLAGLAFRVFHSTQYIRHGSKPTYTPEPDICHELLGHVPLFADPSFAQFSQEIGLASLGAPDEYIEKLATVYWFTVEFGLCKQGSEIKAYGAGLLSSFGELQYCLTDQPKVLPFDPDKTSLQKYPITEYQPIYFVAESFEDAKERVRKFAATIPRPFTVRYNPYTQSVEVLDNTQQLSNLADSISSEMGKLCEALKKLE